The window AATTGAAGAGATTAATGATATTTTAGTTCATTCAAAAAAGACCCAATACATTAGAGAAGGTGTGAAAACAGTCATTGTTGGGCGACCTAATGTTGGTAAGAGTTCATTATTAAATGCTTTATTAGATGAAGAGCGCGCAATTGTTTCTGATGTAGAAGGTACAACAAGAGATACCATTGATGCATATGTTAACTTAGGCGGTATTACTTTACAGTTAATTGATACTGCAGGGATTAGAAAAACAGATGACTTTGTTGAAAAGATTGGCGTTGAAAGAAGTAAGAAAGCGTTAGAACAAGCAGAACTAGTTTTACTGGTTTTAGACTTAAGTAAAAATCTTACCGATCTAGATAAAGACTTATTAGAAGAAACAAAGAACTATAATCGTATTATCATCGGAAATAAAAAAGATTTACCTAAGAAGTTAGAAATTGAAACAGTTGTTGAGATATCGAGTTTAGCAAAAGATGGTTTAGAAAACTTAGAAAAAGAAATTCTAAGAACACTAAAACTAGATAAGTTAAATGATAAAGATTTCAACTACTTATCAAATGTTAGACATATTCAAAAATTAAAAGAAGCAAGAACTGCACTTGAGAGTGTGGTTGATGGAATTAACATGGATATGCCGGTTGATTTATATGCGGTTGATTTAACGCGTGCTTGGAACTTACTAGGAGAAATTTTAGGTAATGCCAATTACGGTGATTTATTAACTGAATTATTCTCTAAATTCTGTTTAGGAAAATAAAAATTAGCAATTATTATGTTATAATAATTAAACAAAAGCGATTGAAAGGGTGAAAAATATGAGTTATGTTGCATTATATAGAACCTATAGACCAAAGACATTTAGTGAAGTTTACGGCCAAAAAGTTGTTGTACAAACTTTACAAAATGCCCTAAAAAATAATAAGTTTGGGCACGCTTATATTTTCTCAGGTCCAAGAGGAACCGGTAAAACCTCAATTGCTAAAATTGTTGCTAAAGCACTTAACTGCGAGAAAGCACCAATTGCTGATCCTTGTGGAGAATGTAGTGTATGTAAAGGTATTGATAAAGGTGATGTACCTGATATCATTGAGATTGACGCTGCATCAAACAATGGTGTTGATGAAATTCGTGATTTAAGAGATAAAGTAAAATACGCACCAAGTGTTGGTAAGTATAAAGTTTATATCATCGATGAAGTCCACATGCTAACAACAGCGGCATTCAACGCACTCTTAAAGACACTAGAAGAACCACCTAAATATGTGGTTTTCATTCTAGCAACTACAGAAATTCATAAAGTACCTGCAACGATTCTATCACGCTGTCAAAGATTCGATTTTAAAAACATTGATTCTATTGATATTGAAAACAATATTAGAAAAATTGCAGATAAAGAAAATTTAAAAATAACAGATGATGCAATCTATGCGATTGCACAAACTTCTGAAGGTGGTATGCGTGATGCATTATCACTATTAGACCAAGTGGTTTCTTTTTCTGAAAATGAAATTAGTGAAGAAGATGTTTATAAAGTTTCAGGTGGATTATCAAAACGATTTATCACAGAACTTTTAAATTACATCATTGATTCAAAACCCCAAAAGGCATTAGATTTCTTAAACCGTGTATTAAGTGAAGGTAAAGACATCACAAGAATGGTTTCAGATTTAATCTTAGCTTTACGTGATATTCTTTTAGATAAGATTAAAGATGAAACAAAATATCCCGAACTTAAACACTTAAGTACACAAAGAATTTATGCTTATTTAGATATATTAAACAACTTGCAACAGGACTTAAAATATACAACAACTAAACGTGCATACTTAGAGCTAGCCATATTAAAAATGATTAATCATGAATCAATTAATTTAATTGAGCTAGAAACGAAGATTGACACGCTTAAACAGCAACTACATAATTTAGAGGATAAGCTAAATAAACAACCAGTAGTTGAAGTTGTTAAAGAACCAGTTAAAGAAAAAGTTCAAGAAGTTAAACAAAATAGAAAACCTCTTGTTACGGTAAAAGAAATTGAAGAAATTTTAAATAACGGGGACAGAGAGAAACGTGCTTTACTTAAAAAGGGCTGGGATGCATTAAAAGATTATGATCAACCACTCTTAAAAGGTGTAGCAGAATTATTAAGTGAAGGTTCATTAGAAGCAGTCGGCAACAATAAAATGTTAATTGTATATGATGATTTCATTTCTGCACATGCAATGTTAAAACCCGATGTAAAAGAAAAGGTTTTACAAATTATTAATAGTAAATCTAACTTAATTAAAGATTATACTGTACTTTTAAAACCAGATTGGTTAAGATTAAAGAGCGATTATGCTGAACAGTATAATGTAGGTACAACGAAACCTAAACTTAAACCAATAGATTTACATCTCTATGAAGTTTTCGAAGGAGAAACAGTAGAGGAACAAGCAAAAGATCCATTAGTATCATTCGCAGAAGAATATTTTGGAAAAGAATTAGTGAAAGTAGAGGAATAATTATGAATCCAAATATGTTAAATAAATTAAAAAAAATTCAAAAACAAATGCAAGATGCACAAGAAGAATTAGAATCAACAGAATTCACTGGTAAAGCTTCAGGCGTAACAGTTGTTGTACAAGGCACAAGACAAGTTATTGATGTTAAAATTGATGAAGCGTTATTAGATGAAGTTGAAATGTTACAAGATGCTATTTTATTAGCAGTAAATGATGCATTAGCACAAATCGATAAGAGACAAGAAGAAACAATGGGCCAATTCACTGGTGGTATGGGCGGTTTTGGATTCTAATGTATCCAAAAGTCATTCTTGATTTAGTCTCAGACCTTAAAAAACTTCCTGGTATTGGTGAGAAAACCGCTGAACGTTTAGCACTTCACTTAACCAATTGGGATGATGAAGATTTAAATGCGTTTGGAACACACTTAGTGGAATTAAAATCAAAAATTAAGTACTGTAATGTCTGTGGATTATTAACAGATTCTGAAACATGTGAAATTTGCAGTAATCATAATCGTGATCAACATACAATCATGGTTGTTCAAGATTCAAAAGACGTTTATGCAATCGAAAGAACAGAAAACTTTTTTGGAAGCTATCATGTCTTAGGTGGTCTAATCGACTTTTCAAAAGGTATCGAACCAAAGGATTTGAATATCGATTCTTTGAGTAAACGAGTTAAAGAAGCGAAAGAATTAATTATCGCAACAAATGGAACAGTTGAAGGTGAACTAACTGCCCAGTATTTAAAAACATTATTTCAAACAGATACAATTGCAATCACGAGACTTGGCTACGGGCTTCCTGTTGGTGCAGAATTAAAATATGCAGACCAACTTACCCTCATTAAGGCTGTTGAAAATAGACAAAAATACTAAATAATTCACTTTTATGAAAAAAGGTGTTGCTTTATTGCACACTTTAATATACAATATAGACGGTTTTTTTAGGAGGGTGTAAAATGGCTGACGTAAATATGAATGAATTGTCCTTGTTAGACATTATAGAAGAAATTCTTAAAAACAGTGCAGAGCCAATCTCCATTTATGAGTTAATTGAGACGGCTGCAAAACAAAAAGGATTAGATCCTGAAGATGTAGATGCAATGACTCAACTTTACATGGATATTACTTTAAGCGGT of the Acholeplasma hippikon genome contains:
- the mnmE gene encoding tRNA uridine-5-carboxymethylaminomethyl(34) synthesis GTPase MnmE, yielding MKFDTIAAIATPIGTAGISVIRVSGDEAMEKVNLIFKGKDLTKVKSHTIHYGHILNEDGSILDEVMVSVFIAPKSFTKENVVEISTHGGVLITQKVLERVLDTGIKMAEPGEFSKRAYLNGRIDLVQAEAIMDLIHATNENAIKVANRALGRKTSDMIEKLKSKVLTMIAQIEVNIDYPEYDDAIVMSKEIIYPRVIGLIEEINDILVHSKKTQYIREGVKTVIVGRPNVGKSSLLNALLDEERAIVSDVEGTTRDTIDAYVNLGGITLQLIDTAGIRKTDDFVEKIGVERSKKALEQAELVLLVLDLSKNLTDLDKDLLEETKNYNRIIIGNKKDLPKKLEIETVVEISSLAKDGLENLEKEILRTLKLDKLNDKDFNYLSNVRHIQKLKEARTALESVVDGINMDMPVDLYAVDLTRAWNLLGEILGNANYGDLLTELFSKFCLGK
- the dnaX gene encoding DNA polymerase III subunit gamma/tau gives rise to the protein MSYVALYRTYRPKTFSEVYGQKVVVQTLQNALKNNKFGHAYIFSGPRGTGKTSIAKIVAKALNCEKAPIADPCGECSVCKGIDKGDVPDIIEIDAASNNGVDEIRDLRDKVKYAPSVGKYKVYIIDEVHMLTTAAFNALLKTLEEPPKYVVFILATTEIHKVPATILSRCQRFDFKNIDSIDIENNIRKIADKENLKITDDAIYAIAQTSEGGMRDALSLLDQVVSFSENEISEEDVYKVSGGLSKRFITELLNYIIDSKPQKALDFLNRVLSEGKDITRMVSDLILALRDILLDKIKDETKYPELKHLSTQRIYAYLDILNNLQQDLKYTTTKRAYLELAILKMINHESINLIELETKIDTLKQQLHNLEDKLNKQPVVEVVKEPVKEKVQEVKQNRKPLVTVKEIEEILNNGDREKRALLKKGWDALKDYDQPLLKGVAELLSEGSLEAVGNNKMLIVYDDFISAHAMLKPDVKEKVLQIINSKSNLIKDYTVLLKPDWLRLKSDYAEQYNVGTTKPKLKPIDLHLYEVFEGETVEEQAKDPLVSFAEEYFGKELVKVEE
- a CDS encoding YbaB/EbfC family nucleoid-associated protein, with product MLNKLKKIQKQMQDAQEELESTEFTGKASGVTVVVQGTRQVIDVKIDEALLDEVEMLQDAILLAVNDALAQIDKRQEETMGQFTGGMGGFGF
- the recR gene encoding recombination mediator RecR; its protein translation is MYPKVILDLVSDLKKLPGIGEKTAERLALHLTNWDDEDLNAFGTHLVELKSKIKYCNVCGLLTDSETCEICSNHNRDQHTIMVVQDSKDVYAIERTENFFGSYHVLGGLIDFSKGIEPKDLNIDSLSKRVKEAKELIIATNGTVEGELTAQYLKTLFQTDTIAITRLGYGLPVGAELKYADQLTLIKAVENRQKY